A region of the Arsenicicoccus dermatophilus genome:
GGCTCGCGCGTCCGCTCCGTGACGATGATCGGCTCCGGCCCGCTCCCGCTGACCGCGGTGGTGCTCGCCATGGAGCTCGGCATCACCGTCACCGTCGTGGACCGGGATCCGCACAGCCTGGCCTACGGCCACGACGTGATCCGGGCCCTCGGCCTGGGCCGCCAGATCACCTCGCACCTGGGCGACGCCACCGCCGGCCACCTGCCCGTCGGCGGCAGCGACGCGGTGATCCTCGCGGCGCTCGTCGGCGCCGACGCCGAGGCCAAGGCCAAGATCATGACGGCCACCGCCCGGGCCATGGCGGCCGACAGCCACCTGCTCGTCCGCTCGGCGGCCGGGATGCGGGCCCTGCTCTACTGCCCCTTCGACCTGCACGAGGAGGGGATCCCCGCCATCGGGACCGCCCTGACCCCCGTCCTCGAGGTGCATCCCCACGACGACGTGGTCAACTCCGTGGTCGTCTTCCGGCGCGCCGCGCACGCGACGTCGGGGGAGCCCTCAGGCGCGCCGGAGCGGGATCTCGAGGTGGACCGTCGACAGGCGCGGATCGCCTGAGGTGTCCCGCTCGTCGAGGACCACCCGCCCCCCGAGGGCCGTCCAGAAGTCGACGGCCCCGGGGTACCGCGCGTTCGTGTGCAGGTAGAGCACGCTCGCCTCGTGGTCCCGTCGTGCCGCGTCGATCAGCTGCTCGACGACCCTGCGAGCAAGCCCCTGACGGCGGGCCCGGGGGTCCGTGGCCACGCGGACGACCTGGAGCACGCGCCGAGGGTCCGGGTAGCGCTGTCGGAGCGGGAGGCAGGTCTGCGGGAAGCCCACCCGGAGGCCGCCGCAGGCGAGCACCTGACCGTCGGCGACAGCGACCAGCATGAGGTTGCGGCGGGTCAGCACATAGGTCTCGTAGGCGAGGTCGAGGTCACGGTGCCACACCGGGTCGTAGCCGTAGCCCAGGTCCTGCAGGTTGACCCGGTGCACGAGGCTGCGAGCGGCGTGG
Encoded here:
- a CDS encoding nicotianamine synthase family protein, whose translation is MSPQRYINRISTIRRELHRTDLRPSPTVDALFSELVDMVLTAPPGLFPAVHEGLGPAAVDDLRELCGRGETRLETAWARRLLEARDPFETLEEFPYLDNYRRLTRLELSALHAAGSRVRSVTMIGSGPLPLTAVVLAMELGITVTVVDRDPHSLAYGHDVIRALGLGRQITSHLGDATAGHLPVGGSDAVILAALVGADAEAKAKIMTATARAMAADSHLLVRSAAGMRALLYCPFDLHEEGIPAIGTALTPVLEVHPHDDVVNSVVVFRRAAHATSGEPSGAPERDLEVDRRQARIA
- a CDS encoding GNAT family N-acetyltransferase, which encodes MTAVADTTTQIRVATTPAEIHAARSLVHRVNLQDLGYGYDPVWHRDLDLAYETYVLTRRNLMLVAVADGQVLACGGLRVGFPQTCLPLRQRYPDPRRVLQVVRVATDPRARRQGLARRVVEQLIDAARRDHEASVLYLHTNARYPGAVDFWTALGGRVVLDERDTSGDPRLSTVHLEIPLRRA